One Cryobacterium roopkundense genomic region harbors:
- the coaD gene encoding pantetheine-phosphate adenylyltransferase: MRRIAVVPGSFDPVTLGHLDVIDRAAGLFDELHVLVVHNPDKSALLPISQRVSLLERAIAEAGLPTNIVVASWSVGLLVDYCLDVGASVLVKGVRSQIDVTYETPMAIVNRNLAAVETVFLLPNPANAHVSSSLVRQVAALGGDVSPYVPRVVADYLQKATV; encoded by the coding sequence ATGCGCAGGATCGCCGTCGTACCCGGTTCATTTGACCCCGTCACCCTTGGTCACCTGGATGTGATCGATCGTGCCGCCGGCCTGTTCGATGAGCTCCATGTTCTCGTCGTGCACAACCCCGACAAATCTGCTCTGCTGCCGATCAGTCAGCGCGTTTCGCTTCTCGAGCGGGCCATTGCCGAGGCGGGGCTGCCGACCAATATCGTTGTGGCATCGTGGAGCGTCGGTCTGCTCGTTGACTACTGCCTCGACGTGGGGGCGAGTGTTCTCGTCAAGGGCGTGCGATCGCAGATCGATGTGACGTACGAAACTCCGATGGCGATAGTCAATCGCAATTTGGCAGCCGTCGAAACCGTTTTCCTGCTGCCGAATCCGGCCAACGCGCACGTGTCGAGTTCACTTGTTCGCCAGGTGGCAGCCCTGGGCGGCGATGTCTCACCCTATGTTCCCCGGGTCGTGGCCGACTACCTGCAGAAAGCCACGGTATGA
- a CDS encoding AAA family ATPase produces MTPSSARLPTPLVPVSASNTGVGHGHEEDTSGTEVPPLSLAEVQAAGRAIVRNVEKVLDGKHVAVFTALTVLLAEGHLLIEDVPGVGKTMLAKALARSVDCSVSRIQFTPDLLPSDVTGVAVYNQADRRFEFKPGPVFANIVIGDEINRASPKTQSALLECMEERQVTVDGTTYQLALPFTVMATQNPIEMEGTYALPEAQRDRFMARISMGYPDTESELAMLDSRDTESPLALIDAVVSGEELNRMMWAARGVFASAVVKEYAVTIVRATREDRDLRLGASPRATLQLIRAAKAQAALFGREYVLPDDIDSLAVAVLGHRLVPTSRALGHHHQDSGPLIEEVIRRILATTAVPGARASLGTPEPA; encoded by the coding sequence ATGACCCCTTCCTCAGCTCGGTTGCCCACCCCCCTCGTTCCCGTTTCGGCGTCGAACACTGGAGTGGGTCACGGTCATGAGGAAGACACATCCGGCACGGAGGTGCCTCCGCTCTCCCTCGCCGAGGTGCAGGCCGCCGGCCGCGCGATTGTGCGCAATGTCGAGAAAGTGCTCGACGGAAAGCACGTGGCGGTCTTCACAGCGCTCACAGTGCTGCTGGCCGAGGGACACCTCCTGATCGAGGATGTGCCGGGAGTCGGCAAAACCATGCTCGCCAAGGCGCTGGCCCGCTCAGTCGACTGCTCCGTGAGTCGCATCCAGTTCACGCCCGACCTGCTCCCCTCCGATGTGACGGGCGTCGCCGTGTACAACCAAGCCGACCGCCGTTTCGAATTTAAACCCGGCCCGGTGTTCGCCAACATCGTGATCGGCGATGAAATCAATAGGGCGAGCCCGAAGACTCAATCGGCATTGCTGGAGTGCATGGAGGAGCGGCAGGTCACCGTGGACGGAACGACCTATCAGCTCGCACTGCCGTTCACCGTGATGGCCACACAGAACCCGATCGAAATGGAGGGCACCTATGCTCTCCCCGAGGCGCAGCGTGACCGCTTCATGGCCCGCATTTCCATGGGCTACCCCGACACGGAGTCCGAATTGGCCATGCTGGATTCGCGGGACACCGAGAGCCCCCTGGCCCTGATCGACGCGGTTGTCTCCGGGGAGGAACTCAACAGGATGATGTGGGCGGCGCGGGGCGTTTTCGCATCCGCTGTCGTCAAGGAATACGCCGTGACCATCGTGCGCGCAACACGCGAAGACCGCGATTTGCGGCTCGGAGCGAGCCCCAGAGCGACCCTGCAACTGATCAGGGCGGCCAAGGCGCAGGCGGCGCTGTTCGGGCGCGAGTATGTGCTTCCCGACGATATCGATTCCCTTGCCGTGGCAGTTCTGGGGCACCGCCTTGTGCCCACCAGCCGGGCGCTGGGGCACCACCACCAGGACAGTGGGCCGCTCATCGAAGAGGTGATCCGGAGAATCCTGGCGACGACCGCGGTTCCCGGGGCTCGGGCGTCGCTCGGCACACCGGAACCTGCCTGA